Proteins co-encoded in one Bacillus infantis NRRL B-14911 genomic window:
- the fur gene encoding ferric iron uptake transcriptional regulator: METRIDRIKKQLHSSSYKLTPQREATVRVLLENEEDHLSAEDVYLLVKEKSPEIGLATVYRTLELLTELKIVDKINFGDGVSRYDLRQEGAAHFHHHLVCIECGAVDEIQDDLLEDVEAIVERDWNFKIKDHRLTFHGICYRCQDKEESADEAD; the protein is encoded by the coding sequence ATGGAGACCAGAATAGATAGAATTAAAAAACAGCTGCATTCGTCAAGCTATAAATTAACACCGCAGCGTGAAGCAACAGTCCGTGTGCTGCTGGAGAATGAAGAAGATCATCTGAGCGCGGAAGATGTATACCTCCTTGTCAAAGAGAAGTCGCCTGAGATAGGACTGGCGACCGTTTATCGCACACTGGAGCTGTTAACGGAACTGAAAATTGTCGATAAAATCAATTTTGGTGATGGAGTTTCCCGCTATGACCTGAGGCAGGAAGGCGCCGCCCATTTCCACCACCATTTAGTATGCATAGAATGCGGGGCAGTAGATGAGATCCAGGATGACCTTCTGGAGGATGTCGAAGCGATAGTTGAGCGTGACTGGAACTTTAAGATCAAAGATCACCGCCTGACATTTCATGGCATCTGCTACCGCTGCCAGGATAAAGAAGAAAGCGCCGATGAGGCTGATTGA